The Kineosporiaceae bacterium genome includes a window with the following:
- a CDS encoding right-handed parallel beta-helix repeat-containing protein yields MTMPRGLAAVLGAAALSVGGMTAPAAAAVDSCVGGPGCHSSLQSAIDTAQPGATIRIAAGTYAGGVRIAKSLRLVGAGSGRTVIRGGGPVVTIDTTSSTRPTVVISDLTVTGGVAHGTDGVDAFGGGILISPGASGAIGATVTLRNVVVSDNKTVPTAVSPSPSGVKCPDGDCPYAGSRGGGIASFGTLTIERSVVTRNGAVGRASDAAGGGIYAANGALTVQSSAVIDNKGAPVGIGRFAEAGGIFTSATATTIQGSVVSGNSSELVTSWPMRPQGELLDMAAMGGGIHIADGGAVTIEDTKIVGNSILADDPAGEIYAFGSGILVDDGSRLQISRTSISRNRLVVRTATSEDVGPSGAAAEIDTSGTLNDVQITDNTSTVSTIDGQVQVAGAVATYPDNPKGLVLTRVVVRDNSAVARSRTGSARAFGGGILNNAAMDLRSVTIQGNKAAAYAPDASAQGGGIFNGPLLVDQGIELTISDSTITGNAAVTSAGGSAQGGGVYTTAPLTASGTRIARNQPDQCHGC; encoded by the coding sequence ATGACGATGCCACGAGGGCTCGCTGCCGTGCTCGGCGCCGCCGCCTTGAGCGTCGGCGGGATGACCGCGCCTGCCGCAGCGGCAGTCGACAGTTGCGTGGGCGGACCCGGATGTCACAGCAGCCTGCAGTCCGCCATCGACACAGCCCAGCCGGGAGCGACGATTCGGATTGCCGCCGGCACCTATGCCGGGGGCGTGCGCATCGCCAAGAGCCTCCGGCTGGTCGGTGCAGGGTCAGGGCGGACCGTCATCCGCGGGGGAGGTCCTGTCGTCACCATCGACACGACGTCGTCCACCCGGCCCACGGTGGTGATCAGTGATCTCACCGTGACCGGTGGGGTGGCGCACGGAACGGACGGGGTCGACGCGTTCGGTGGCGGGATCCTCATCTCCCCGGGGGCGAGCGGAGCGATCGGTGCCACCGTGACGCTACGCAACGTCGTCGTGAGCGACAACAAGACGGTGCCGACGGCGGTGAGCCCGTCCCCCAGCGGCGTGAAGTGCCCGGACGGCGACTGTCCCTACGCCGGTTCACGGGGTGGCGGGATCGCCAGCTTCGGCACCCTCACCATCGAGCGATCCGTGGTCACCCGCAACGGCGCCGTCGGACGCGCCAGCGACGCCGCCGGCGGCGGGATCTACGCAGCGAACGGCGCGCTGACCGTCCAGTCGTCTGCGGTGATCGACAACAAGGGCGCCCCGGTGGGGATCGGGCGCTTCGCGGAGGCCGGCGGGATCTTCACCAGCGCGACGGCGACCACGATCCAGGGTTCAGTCGTCAGTGGCAACAGTTCCGAGCTGGTCACCTCGTGGCCGATGAGGCCACAGGGTGAGCTGCTGGACATGGCCGCCATGGGTGGAGGCATCCACATCGCGGACGGAGGTGCCGTGACGATCGAGGACACGAAGATCGTCGGTAACAGCATCCTCGCCGACGACCCGGCCGGCGAGATCTACGCCTTCGGCAGCGGGATCCTCGTGGACGACGGGTCTCGCCTGCAGATCTCCCGCACCTCGATCAGCAGGAACCGCCTCGTGGTCCGCACGGCGACGTCCGAGGACGTCGGCCCGAGTGGCGCGGCGGCCGAGATCGACACCAGCGGCACGCTCAACGATGTGCAGATCACCGACAACACATCGACGGTGTCGACCATCGACGGCCAGGTGCAGGTGGCCGGAGCCGTCGCCACGTATCCCGACAACCCGAAGGGCCTCGTACTGACACGGGTGGTCGTCAGGGACAACTCCGCCGTTGCGCGCAGCCGGACCGGCTCCGCGCGGGCCTTCGGCGGCGGAATCCTCAACAACGCCGCGATGGACCTCAGGAGCGTCACGATCCAGGGCAACAAAGCCGCCGCGTACGCACCCGACGCGTCGGCGCAGGGCGGCGGCATCTTCAACGGGCCGCTGCTGGTCGATCAGGGGATCGAACTCACGATCTCCGACAGCACAATCACTGGGAACGCCGCGGTGACGAGCGCCGGTGGATCGGCCCAGGGCGGCGGCGTCTACACGACGGCTCCGTTGACCGCCTCCGGAACCCGCATCGCGAGGAACCAACCCGACCAGTGCCACGGGTGTTAG